The Amycolatopsis japonica nucleotide sequence GAGATCGCCGCCGACGACAGCACCACGCCGTTGCCGGACAACCCGGTGCTGGAAGAGATGATCAAAACGGTGGGGGACTGCCCGTGAAGCGGCTCCTCGCGATCCTGTGCTGCCTGCTCCTGCTGGTCGCCGCCTGTACGAGCGGCGGACAGAAGGTGAAGCTGCGCGTGCTGGCCAGTTCGGAGCTGGCCGATCTCGGGCCGATTCTCGACGACCTTCGCGCGGAAACGGGAATCGAACTGGAAATGGATTTCCGGGGAACGATCGACGCCGCCGCCTCCCTCACCCCGGGAAAGGCCACGCACGATCTCGCCTGGCTTTCCACCGACCGGTATTTCCAGCTCAAACACCGGCAGTCGGGGGACAAGGGGGAACGGCCGCTCGCGACCAAGACCATGGTGTCGCCGGTCATCGTCGGGATCACCCCGGCGAAGGCGGCGGAACTGCGCCGAGGCAAACCGGACGGCAAGCTCTCGTGGGCGGATCTGGCGGACGCGGCGGCCGGCGGTGGCTTCCGGTTCGCGATGGCGGATCCGGCCAAATCGACCAGCGGGCTCACCTCACTCGTCGGGGTGGCGACGGCCGCCGCGGGCACCGGCGCCGCGCTGCGCCTCCAGGACGTGAAATGCGACAAACTCCAGGGCTTCCGCACCGGGCACACGCTGACGGCGGACACTTCGGCCGCCGTGGCCGATCGGTTCGCCGAGCGCCAGGACGTGGACGCGATCATCGGGTACGAGTCCACCTTGCTCTCCCTGAACGCGAGCGGCAGGCTCAAGACCCCGTTGGAACTGGTGTATCCGCGTGACGGCATCGTCCAGTCCGACTACCCGGTCCTGCTGTTGGACCCGGCCGAACGGGAGGCGTACGACAAGGTCGTTTCCTGGCTCAGAAGCCCGGCGACGCAGAAGAAACTGATGGAGCGGACCCTTCGCCGTCCGATCACCGGCGAGGTGGGGCTCGATCCGAGGCTGCCGGCCTCGATCGGGAACTCGCTGTACTTCCCGGACGAACAGGCCGTCGTGGACAAACTCCTCGACGACTACGCGGCGTCCGCTTCCCGCGCGCCGGGGCGGGTGATCTTCGTGCTGGACTTCTCCGGTTCGATGAAGGGGCCGCGGATCGCCGCGCTCCGCGCGACCTTCGCCGGGCTGAGCGGAGGTCCGGACGGAGGATTCGACCGTTTCTACCGCGGCGAGCGGCTGACGGTTCTCCGGTTCGGCGGGAAGATACTGGGGGACAAGGAGTTCACCATCGACGGACCCGGTGATCTCGACGCGCTGCGCGCCTTCATCGCGGCCGACGAGTTCGACGGCAACACCGCGGTCTGGTCCGCGCTCGGCGAGGCGTACACGAAGGCGGGTATCCATCGTGGCGCCGAGCCCGGCGGAGACGTCTCGATCGTGCTGATGACCGACGGGGAGAGCAACACCGGACCCGGTATCGAAGAATTCCTGCGCGCGCCAAGGGATCCGGGCGTGCACACGTACACCATCCGGTTCGGCGAGGCGAACCCCGCCGAGTTGGAGCGCGCGGCCGTGGCCACCGGTGGCCGGATGGTCGACGCGAACACGACATCGCTGCTCGACGCCTTCAAGGAGATCCGTGGCTGCCGATAATCTGTGGTGGGACGTCTGGGGACTGTGGCTCGCGGTCTGGGTGCTGACCGTGATCGCCTTCCTCGTCGCGATCGTCGTTTTCGTGAAGCACTGGCGCCGTGCGCGGTCCGACGGCGATCAGGGCATGATCCGGGGAATCGGCTTCTACCTGCACACGAAATCCGTGATGGGCCTCTACCAGTTGCATCGCTACAACGAGGCGCTGGAGCAGGAGGTCGAGAAACGGAAGAGCCGGGGCTGGCGGTTCTGGGGTTCGGGCGGATTCGGCCCGCTGAAAGGGGAATCGGAGCGCACCGACACCGACGAAGAGTTCCGGCGGTACATCCGCAAGGCCGAACCGATCACGGTGATCGGCATCGTGACGAAGGTGCTGGAGAAGCACCACGACATCATCTACGTCGATTTGACGAAGCAGGAACTGGCCCACAACCGGGCTCTGGTGAAGGAACTCGGCTGGGCCGACGGTCCCGAGAGCACCCGGCAGGTCAAAACCAGGTTGCGCGGCGTCGAGGCGTTCATCTCCGTGAAGGGCCTGTTCCGTAAACGCTCCCAGACCGACACCGAGACGGTTTTCGTGGCGCCGTACGGGAATCCGGACGATCCGGAGCGGAGCAGGCGGATCCGGTTCACCTGCGTGACCAGCGATCTGCGGGACTCCGCGCCCACCGGCGCGTTCCGGGCGCGCTGCCTCGGCAAGGTCGAGGACTGGGACCCCGAAACCGGGGAACTCGTCGTCCATCCCATCGCGATCTTCAAGTGACCGGCTGCTCCACTCGCGTCAGCCGGTTGACGCGAGTGGAGCAGTCGAAAGCCACACGTCGTCCGTGGCGCTTCGCACTGTCGACACCGGGGCCCGAACCTGCACGATTTCGGTATCCAACACCGCAGGTTCGAGGGAGATCTTCCATGAAGAGCACCGTTGCCGACGATATCCGCAGCTTCTTCGCCGACTCCGCCATCGATGTCACCGTGGCCGGGCAGGCCGAGGTCGAACTCGTGATCGACCGCTTCGACAACTGGAAGAACGCGTCAAGCGGAGGCGCCTTCGGCTGCTTCACCGGTGCCTGCTGCCTCATGGCCTGAGTGGTCGGCGCAGAAGCAGCCGACGCCCTTCGCGATCCAATCCCGGCCCTCCCACTCGGGGTGGCGTTCGATCATCAGCGCTTCGACCTCCGCGGCGATGGACTCTTCGGGGAGCGCCGAGTCGCGCCGCTTCCACGTTTCGTCGCGCAGCAGTTCGAGGTACTCGCGGACGTCGGTCAGGATCCGGCGTCCGGAGACGTCGCCGTGGCCAGGGACGACGAGGTCCGGTCCGGCGGCGGCCAGCCGCCCCAGCACTTCGATCCAGCGCGGTCCCGAGACATCGGTGTCGTACGGCGGGAACCACGGGAAGATCGAGAACTGGCCGGTCTCGACCAGGTCCCCGGTGAACAGCACGCCCGCGTCCGGCACGGTCACCACCTGATCGCCCTTGCTGTGGGCGCGTCCGGTGGCCGCCAGGCGCACG carries:
- a CDS encoding vWA domain-containing protein, translated to MKRLLAILCCLLLLVAACTSGGQKVKLRVLASSELADLGPILDDLRAETGIELEMDFRGTIDAAASLTPGKATHDLAWLSTDRYFQLKHRQSGDKGERPLATKTMVSPVIVGITPAKAAELRRGKPDGKLSWADLADAAAGGGFRFAMADPAKSTSGLTSLVGVATAAAGTGAALRLQDVKCDKLQGFRTGHTLTADTSAAVADRFAERQDVDAIIGYESTLLSLNASGRLKTPLELVYPRDGIVQSDYPVLLLDPAEREAYDKVVSWLRSPATQKKLMERTLRRPITGEVGLDPRLPASIGNSLYFPDEQAVVDKLLDDYAASASRAPGRVIFVLDFSGSMKGPRIAALRATFAGLSGGPDGGFDRFYRGERLTVLRFGGKILGDKEFTIDGPGDLDALRAFIAADEFDGNTAVWSALGEAYTKAGIHRGAEPGGDVSIVLMTDGESNTGPGIEEFLRAPRDPGVHTYTIRFGEANPAELERAAVATGGRMVDANTTSLLDAFKEIRGCR
- a CDS encoding MBL fold metallo-hydrolase, with amino-acid sequence MPFEPLTHEPAVDPAQAREIARDVVVIPNLGVDLVPNIGVIGGSHSVLVVDTGLGPRNAEKVLAFAAEHARGRRLYLTTTHFHPEHAFGAQVFADEATYLVNSAQAADLVHKGPGYLEMFRGLGTPVARALDGVDFVTPDVVYDDEYDLDLGGRVVRLAATGRAHSKGDQVVTVPDAGVLFTGDLVETGQFSIFPWFPPYDTDVSGPRWIEVLGRLAAAGPDLVVPGHGDVSGRRILTDVREYLELLRDETWKRRDSALPEESIAAEVEALMIERHPEWEGRDWIAKGVGCFCADHSGHEAAGTGEAAEGASA